A region of Chitinophagales bacterium DNA encodes the following proteins:
- the radA gene encoding DNA repair protein RadA has product MASVKTTFYCQNCGAQSPKWIGKCPACGEWNTYVEEVIIKEKKPSSWKNKEKGVKIIKPVKLEEISNDLNHRFVTPDLELNRVLGGGIVAGSIVLIGGEPGFGKSTLMLQLALSLKNKVLYITGEESEQQIKMRAERLGQKNENCFILTETNTENIFYHIAELEPEIVIIDSIQTMQTPALDATAGSVSQVRESTGEFLRYAKESATPVFLIGHITKEGILAGPKVLEHMVDTVLQLEGDRHYAYRILRTIKNRYGSSSELGIYELNNAGMRQIKNPSELLLTQRDEAVSGVAVATTMEGIRPMLVETQALVTQSVYGTPQRTSTGFDLRRMNMLLAVLEKRCGFHFGIKDVFLNIAGGLRVEDPAIDLAVVAALISSFEDIAIENNICFAGEVGLSGEIRAVNRIDQRITEADKLGFEKIFVSKYNRKGLDVSKFKIEVNWIGKAEDMISRLLS; this is encoded by the coding sequence ATGGCTTCAGTAAAAACAACCTTTTATTGTCAGAACTGCGGGGCACAATCCCCAAAGTGGATAGGCAAATGTCCTGCCTGCGGTGAATGGAATACTTACGTGGAAGAAGTAATAATTAAAGAAAAGAAACCTTCTTCATGGAAAAATAAGGAGAAGGGTGTTAAGATCATTAAGCCGGTAAAACTGGAAGAGATCAGTAATGATCTTAACCATAGATTCGTAACACCCGACCTGGAATTGAACAGGGTGCTCGGCGGCGGTATTGTTGCAGGTTCCATTGTATTAATTGGCGGTGAACCCGGCTTTGGAAAATCTACACTAATGCTTCAGCTTGCACTAAGCTTAAAGAATAAGGTACTGTATATTACCGGTGAAGAAAGCGAACAGCAGATTAAGATGCGTGCTGAGCGCCTCGGGCAGAAAAATGAAAATTGTTTTATATTGACTGAGACGAACACTGAAAACATTTTTTATCACATTGCTGAGCTCGAGCCTGAAATAGTAATTATTGATTCTATTCAAACAATGCAAACACCCGCACTCGATGCGACAGCGGGCAGTGTTTCACAGGTTCGGGAATCAACCGGCGAATTTTTGCGATACGCAAAGGAATCAGCCACTCCGGTATTTTTGATTGGTCATATTACAAAAGAAGGAATACTGGCAGGGCCAAAGGTGCTCGAGCATATGGTAGACACGGTTTTGCAGTTAGAGGGTGACAGGCATTATGCCTACAGGATTTTAAGAACAATAAAGAATCGCTACGGCTCCTCATCAGAGTTGGGTATCTACGAATTAAATAACGCTGGCATGCGACAAATTAAAAATCCATCAGAGCTGTTATTAACACAACGTGATGAAGCAGTGAGTGGTGTTGCAGTTGCCACTACTATGGAAGGAATTCGGCCTATGCTGGTGGAAACTCAGGCACTCGTCACTCAATCGGTATATGGCACACCACAAAGAACTTCTACAGGTTTTGATTTGCGCCGTATGAATATGCTCCTTGCTGTGCTCGAAAAACGGTGTGGTTTCCACTTTGGTATTAAAGATGTTTTTTTAAATATTGCAGGTGGACTGCGCGTAGAAGATCCTGCAATCGATCTTGCTGTAGTAGCTGCCTTGATTTCTTCTTTTGAGGATATTGCTATTGAGAATAATATTTGTTTTGCAGGCGAAGTGGGATTATCAGGGGAAATCAGGGCTGTGAACCGGATTGATCAGCGGATTACAGAAGCGGACAAGCTTGGGTTTGAAAAGATTTTTGTTTCGAAATACAACAGGAAAGGATTAGACGTTTCTAAATTTAAAATTGAAGTGAACTGGATCGGAAAAGCAGAGGATATGATTAGCAGGTTGCTCTCCTGA